In Plantibacter sp. PA-3-X8, one DNA window encodes the following:
- a CDS encoding helix-turn-helix transcriptional regulator has product MYSERVLLFGDALWRSEDSAGGAVVPADGCVDLILRDGRVEVAGPSTRWLATGPDGAAGSFGFRMQPGRARLLLGLDLAAIADKLVPLDDVTDRRTAARLREAMIPLEAGPAPIGTLAAFSAQLAEASRWSDAVRRAAFEATPARDVAATLSGSERSFRRRMLATFGYGYATLVRLDRAHRARSSLRSGSSIADVAASAGYADQPHLSREFRRLVGSSPAQFAASAA; this is encoded by the coding sequence GTGTACTCCGAGCGTGTCCTCCTCTTCGGCGACGCGCTGTGGCGCTCGGAAGACAGCGCTGGCGGGGCGGTCGTCCCGGCCGACGGCTGCGTCGACCTGATCCTCCGCGACGGCCGGGTCGAGGTGGCCGGACCGTCCACACGGTGGCTGGCCACCGGTCCCGACGGGGCCGCCGGGTCGTTCGGCTTCAGGATGCAGCCGGGGCGGGCCAGGCTCCTGCTCGGCCTCGATCTCGCAGCGATCGCGGACAAGCTCGTACCGCTCGACGACGTCACCGATCGGCGGACCGCGGCACGGCTGCGCGAGGCGATGATCCCGCTCGAAGCCGGACCCGCCCCGATCGGCACGCTCGCGGCGTTCTCGGCCCAGCTTGCCGAAGCGAGTCGCTGGTCGGACGCCGTCCGCCGAGCGGCGTTCGAGGCGACGCCGGCGCGTGACGTCGCCGCGACGCTGAGCGGCTCCGAACGGTCCTTCCGGCGGCGGATGCTCGCCACCTTCGGATACGGCTACGCCACGCTCGTGCGCCTCGATCGCGCACATCGAGCTCGATCCTCACTCCGCTCGGGCTCGTCGATCGCCGACGTCGCCGCATCGGCGGGCTATGCCGACCAACCCCACCTCTCCCGCGAGTTCAGGCGTCTCGTCGGCTCGAGCCCCGCTCAGTTCGCGGCGAGCGCGGCGTAG
- a CDS encoding cation diffusion facilitator family transporter, with product MTVVIAFLANVIVAIAKSIVAALTGSASMLAEAAHSWADAGNEIFLLIADKRADKQRDAAHPLGYGRDAYIFSLFAAFGIFTVGAVVSIQHGIQSLTAPEAMEDYALSYLVLGVAFLLEGFSFTQSILEGRRTAKKYGRGFFDYIVNGSNTTLRSVFFEDSAALLGLIIAGTGIGLHQVTGDPVWDAIGSIAIGVLLGGVALLLINRNRRYLLGASPSPTYRAQTITALLSHPEIERVTALYLEFSGPERLFLVASVDLVGDDRENDVARQLRRLEGDLEQDDLIGKAVLTLSVSDEPSITV from the coding sequence ATGACCGTCGTGATCGCCTTCCTGGCCAACGTCATCGTCGCCATCGCCAAGTCCATCGTCGCCGCGCTCACCGGGTCGGCGTCGATGCTGGCCGAGGCCGCCCACTCGTGGGCCGACGCGGGGAACGAGATCTTCCTCCTCATCGCCGACAAACGGGCCGACAAGCAACGAGACGCCGCACATCCGCTCGGCTACGGCCGTGACGCGTACATCTTCTCGCTGTTCGCCGCCTTCGGGATCTTCACCGTCGGTGCGGTCGTCTCGATCCAGCACGGCATCCAGAGCCTCACCGCACCGGAGGCGATGGAGGACTACGCCCTCAGCTACCTCGTGCTCGGCGTCGCCTTCCTCCTGGAGGGCTTCTCCTTCACCCAGTCGATCCTCGAGGGCCGGCGCACGGCGAAGAAGTACGGCCGCGGCTTCTTCGACTACATCGTGAACGGCTCCAACACGACGCTCCGCTCGGTGTTCTTCGAGGACTCCGCAGCACTGCTCGGCCTCATCATCGCGGGAACCGGCATCGGCCTCCACCAGGTAACCGGCGACCCGGTCTGGGACGCGATCGGGTCGATCGCGATCGGCGTCCTGCTCGGCGGGGTCGCGCTGCTGCTCATCAACCGCAACCGGCGCTATCTCCTCGGGGCCTCGCCGAGCCCCACGTACCGCGCGCAGACGATCACCGCGCTCCTGTCGCACCCGGAGATCGAACGGGTGACGGCGCTGTACCTCGAGTTCAGCGGACCGGAACGCCTCTTCCTCGTCGCGTCCGTCGACCTCGTCGGCGACGACCGCGAGAACGACGTCGCGCGTCAGCTGCGCCGACTCGAGGGCGACCTCGAGCAGGACGACCTCATCGGCAAGGCCGTGCTCACGCTCTCGGTGAGCGACGAGCCGTCGATCACCGTCTGA
- a CDS encoding VOC family protein, whose amino-acid sequence MTLRLGFIGIVTNDMAASLAFYRALGVPIEPGQDDAPHVDALLDGGVALAWDTVETIRGFDPTFVPASGGHRIALAFDQGSPAAVDATFATLVDAGYAGHVEPWDAVWGQRYATVLDPDGNSVDLYAALAAN is encoded by the coding sequence ATGACACTGAGACTCGGCTTCATCGGCATCGTGACGAACGACATGGCGGCCTCGCTCGCCTTCTACCGAGCCTTGGGCGTGCCCATCGAGCCCGGTCAAGACGATGCTCCCCACGTGGATGCACTCCTGGACGGAGGGGTGGCGCTCGCATGGGACACGGTCGAGACGATCCGCGGTTTCGACCCGACCTTCGTTCCGGCGTCCGGCGGCCACCGGATCGCCCTCGCCTTCGACCAGGGAAGTCCGGCTGCCGTCGACGCCACCTTCGCCACGCTCGTCGATGCCGGATACGCCGGGCACGTCGAGCCCTGGGACGCCGTGTGGGGCCAGCGGTACGCGACCGTCCTCGACCCGGACGGGAACTCGGTCGACCTCTACGCCGCGCTCGCCGCGAACTGA
- a CDS encoding TetR family transcriptional regulator, translating into MARWAPDAALRLESAAMALFADRGFAATTVPEIAEAAGLTTRTFFRHFADKRDVLFLRERELPTVVGRLVAAAPAGLDPLALVMSGLETVAAGELQRWRDDIAARRAVVRSEPQLRERERLKSAVLTDAMRDALMESGVTSADAALAASIGSALFDASLEQWLAGPDDVLLVDVLRAMRARLGDLAGR; encoded by the coding sequence ATGGCACGCTGGGCTCCCGACGCCGCTCTCCGACTCGAGAGCGCTGCGATGGCGCTCTTCGCCGACCGGGGCTTCGCGGCGACGACGGTCCCGGAGATCGCCGAGGCCGCCGGGCTCACCACCCGCACGTTCTTCCGTCACTTCGCCGACAAGCGCGACGTGCTCTTCCTCCGCGAGCGCGAGCTCCCGACGGTGGTGGGACGGCTGGTCGCCGCGGCGCCAGCAGGGCTCGACCCGCTCGCCCTGGTGATGTCCGGCCTCGAGACCGTGGCCGCCGGTGAGCTGCAGCGCTGGCGGGACGACATCGCCGCCCGCCGCGCCGTCGTCCGGTCGGAACCGCAGCTGCGCGAGCGGGAACGGTTGAAGTCGGCGGTCCTCACCGACGCGATGCGCGATGCCCTCATGGAGAGTGGTGTCACGTCAGCCGACGCGGCGCTCGCAGCGTCCATCGGTTCGGCACTCTTCGACGCCTCCCTCGAGCAGTGGCTCGCCGGACCGGACGACGTGCTCCTCGTCGACGTGCTCCGCGCGATGCGCGCCCGACTCGGCGACCTCGCGGGTCGCTGA
- a CDS encoding sugar ABC transporter substrate-binding protein: MRSTHTRRMQRVGGVLAASALLVGLAACSSGGGGSSPLASAGPEGVDDGSELTLWTRAPLEKQAKLLVEAYNASHENQVKLTVVPNDDYVAKVGAAAGSDSLPDLFAADIVYVPNWVEQGLFQDLTANIDGLDFKDEINQGHLAAGTSDGKEHVLPFVLDLSMLFWNKELYKEAGLDPEQGPTTLAEFAEDAKAVQALNKPDTYGTATGLNCGGCLVFTWFPSVWADGEQVMNKEGTESLLAEDGAKEVYSTWADLWKSGAVLPSSKDEAGPTWTAGFTEGKVGVMPYPATLLSSTPFDVGVSGIPGPKGGDSTFVGGDGIGVSKDSKKAAQSWNFLSWLMSEDAQVGVLAKDNDVVSRSDLAENEYSSKDPRLVTINEVASKGDTPYSLNFQEAFNSPTSPWLTLVRNAVLEGTDTVDADSDAITDVLSQ, encoded by the coding sequence ATGCGCAGCACGCACACCAGACGGATGCAGCGGGTCGGAGGGGTGTTGGCCGCCAGCGCCCTCCTCGTCGGCCTCGCCGCCTGTTCCTCCGGGGGCGGCGGCAGTTCCCCGCTCGCCAGCGCCGGGCCCGAGGGCGTCGACGACGGCTCCGAGCTCACGCTCTGGACCCGCGCCCCACTCGAGAAGCAGGCGAAGCTGCTCGTCGAGGCCTACAACGCCTCGCACGAGAACCAGGTCAAGCTCACCGTGGTCCCGAACGACGACTACGTCGCGAAGGTGGGTGCGGCGGCCGGTTCCGACAGTCTCCCCGACCTGTTCGCCGCCGACATCGTGTACGTCCCGAACTGGGTCGAGCAGGGCCTCTTCCAGGACCTCACCGCGAACATCGACGGCCTCGACTTCAAGGACGAGATCAACCAGGGCCACCTCGCCGCCGGCACGTCCGACGGCAAGGAGCACGTGCTCCCGTTCGTGCTCGACCTGTCGATGCTCTTCTGGAACAAGGAGCTCTACAAGGAGGCCGGCCTCGACCCCGAGCAGGGTCCGACGACCCTCGCCGAGTTCGCCGAGGACGCGAAGGCGGTGCAGGCGCTCAACAAGCCGGACACCTACGGCACCGCCACTGGCCTCAACTGCGGCGGCTGCCTCGTCTTCACGTGGTTCCCCAGTGTGTGGGCCGACGGTGAGCAGGTCATGAACAAGGAGGGCACCGAGTCGCTCCTCGCTGAGGACGGCGCGAAGGAGGTCTACAGCACGTGGGCCGACCTGTGGAAGTCGGGCGCCGTGCTCCCCTCCTCGAAGGACGAGGCCGGACCCACCTGGACCGCCGGCTTCACCGAGGGCAAGGTCGGCGTCATGCCGTACCCGGCGACGCTGCTCTCCTCCACTCCCTTCGACGTGGGCGTGTCCGGCATCCCCGGCCCGAAGGGCGGCGACTCGACCTTCGTCGGTGGCGACGGCATCGGCGTCTCGAAGGACAGCAAGAAGGCCGCACAGTCGTGGAACTTCCTCAGCTGGCTGATGTCCGAGGACGCGCAGGTCGGTGTCCTCGCGAAGGACAACGACGTCGTCTCCCGCTCCGACCTCGCCGAGAACGAGTACTCGAGCAAGGACCCGCGCCTCGTCACGATCAACGAGGTCGCCTCGAAGGGTGACACCCCGTACTCGCTGAACTTCCAGGAGGCCTTCAACTCGCCGACCAGCCCGTGGCTGACCCTCGTGCGGAACGCGGTCCTCGAGGGCACCGACACGGTCGACGCCGACAGCGACGCGATCACGGACGTGCTCTCGCAGTAG
- a CDS encoding LacI family DNA-binding transcriptional regulator: MPDSDVSASATGTPGRAATLGDVARIAGVSMATASKAINGRSEVAPKTRQRVLDAAKEVAFTPNELARSLINGRTGTVGLLTSDLEGRFVIPILMGAEDAFGAGQVNVFLCDARGDAIREQHHLNALLTRRVDGIIVVGRTTDPRPSLGHKLPVPVVYAYAPSDDPTDVSITPDNRDGGRLAVEHLIACGRSRIAMITGEPQYAAARDRVTGVQNALAAAGLDLVGTPMFSEWTEHWGRDAAAMLLAQHPEIDGIVAGSDQIARGVLDTVRDLGRDVPSDVAVVSFDNWEILATNSRPELSSIDANLQQLGRLAATRIFEAIEGTDVAPGVEYLPGRLVLRGSTIPRR; encoded by the coding sequence ATGCCAGACAGTGACGTCAGTGCGTCGGCAACCGGTACCCCCGGCCGAGCGGCGACCTTGGGCGACGTCGCCCGGATCGCAGGCGTCTCGATGGCCACCGCCTCGAAAGCCATCAACGGACGGAGCGAGGTCGCCCCGAAGACCCGTCAGCGGGTGCTCGACGCCGCGAAGGAAGTCGCCTTCACGCCCAACGAACTCGCGAGGAGCCTGATCAACGGGCGCACCGGCACCGTCGGACTCTTGACGAGCGACCTCGAGGGACGCTTCGTCATCCCCATCCTCATGGGCGCCGAGGACGCGTTCGGTGCCGGTCAGGTCAACGTGTTCCTGTGCGACGCCCGCGGGGATGCGATCCGCGAGCAGCACCACCTGAACGCGCTCCTCACCCGGCGCGTCGACGGCATCATCGTCGTGGGCCGCACGACGGACCCACGCCCCTCGCTCGGCCACAAACTGCCCGTCCCGGTCGTCTACGCCTACGCGCCGTCCGACGACCCGACCGACGTGTCGATCACCCCCGACAACCGCGACGGCGGGCGCCTCGCCGTCGAGCACCTGATCGCCTGCGGGCGTTCCCGCATCGCGATGATCACGGGTGAACCGCAGTACGCGGCGGCCAGGGACCGCGTGACGGGCGTGCAGAACGCTCTCGCCGCGGCGGGTCTGGACCTCGTCGGCACGCCGATGTTCTCGGAGTGGACCGAGCACTGGGGTCGCGATGCGGCGGCGATGCTGCTCGCACAGCACCCGGAGATCGACGGCATCGTCGCCGGTTCCGACCAGATCGCCCGCGGCGTGCTCGATACCGTCCGCGACCTCGGGCGCGACGTCCCGAGCGACGTCGCGGTCGTCAGCTTCGACAATTGGGAGATCCTGGCCACAAACTCCCGCCCGGAGCTGTCGTCGATCGACGCCAACCTGCAACAGCTCGGCCGGCTCGCCGCGACCCGCATCTTCGAGGCGATCGAGGGTACGGACGTCGCACCGGGTGTCGAGTACCTGCCGGGCCGCCTCGTCCTCCGCGGTTCCACCATCCCGAGGCGCTGA
- a CDS encoding zinc-binding alcohol dehydrogenase family protein has protein sequence MTHRVIIATPIRNTLGDLMPTNTAAWLPAPRADFVVGPAAMHEPGPGELLIRNRAVAVNPLDDVKQQTGNLMYRWLPSPAVLGEDVAGEVVAVGPDVRRFAVGDRVVAYAVGMERGRRHDAEGGFQQFTVVRADLAAPIPDGLRDEDAVVLPLGISTAATALFQRDHLALPHPSEHPTPPGTTVVVWGGATSVGSNAIQLAVASGHRVATTASPHNHDRMRELGADLVFDYRSPTVVADLVSALRGSSVVGVLAVGTGSAEPAVAVAAATGARRVALASPSVSFGSLPRRAGPSLTFVRTMTRLVTANVALQIRARRAGISARYVWGSSLMTNEVGPMLWEDYLPGALAGGRHVCAPAPEVVGEGLEAIQPALDRLHGGVSARKLVVRL, from the coding sequence ATGACACACCGTGTCATCATCGCCACGCCAATCCGCAACACCCTTGGAGACCTCATGCCGACGAACACCGCAGCCTGGCTGCCAGCACCCCGAGCGGACTTCGTCGTCGGTCCGGCCGCGATGCACGAACCCGGCCCTGGCGAACTCCTCATCCGGAACCGAGCGGTCGCGGTGAACCCGCTCGACGACGTCAAGCAGCAGACCGGGAACCTCATGTACCGGTGGCTTCCCTCGCCCGCCGTGCTCGGTGAGGACGTCGCAGGCGAGGTCGTGGCCGTCGGGCCGGACGTCCGTCGCTTCGCCGTGGGCGACCGCGTCGTGGCGTACGCGGTCGGCATGGAGCGCGGTCGGCGCCATGACGCCGAGGGCGGGTTCCAGCAGTTCACCGTCGTGCGGGCGGACCTCGCTGCCCCGATCCCGGACGGTCTGCGAGACGAGGACGCCGTCGTCCTGCCGCTCGGGATCTCCACGGCCGCGACCGCCCTCTTCCAGCGCGACCACCTCGCGCTCCCCCACCCCTCGGAGCACCCCACCCCCCCCGGGACGACCGTCGTCGTCTGGGGCGGCGCCACCAGCGTCGGGAGCAACGCCATCCAGCTCGCGGTCGCCTCCGGCCACCGGGTCGCGACCACCGCCTCGCCGCACAACCACGACCGGATGCGCGAGCTCGGTGCCGACCTCGTGTTCGACTACCGCAGCCCGACCGTCGTGGCGGATCTCGTCAGCGCCCTCCGCGGCTCCTCGGTCGTCGGCGTCCTCGCCGTCGGGACCGGCTCCGCAGAACCAGCCGTCGCCGTCGCCGCCGCCACCGGGGCACGCCGCGTCGCACTCGCGAGCCCGTCGGTGTCGTTCGGGTCGCTGCCGCGTCGGGCCGGCCCGAGTCTGACGTTCGTCCGCACCATGACCCGGCTCGTGACGGCCAACGTCGCGCTCCAGATCCGTGCCCGTCGGGCGGGGATCTCGGCGCGGTACGTGTGGGGCAGCTCGCTCATGACCAACGAGGTCGGGCCGATGCTGTGGGAGGACTACCTGCCGGGCGCGCTCGCCGGCGGACGACACGTCTGCGCGCCAGCCCCCGAGGTGGTCGGCGAAGGCCTCGAAGCGATCCAGCCGGCCCTCGACCGACTCCACGGCGGCGTCTCGGCCCGCAAGCTCGTCGTGCGGTTGTGA
- a CDS encoding threonine/serine exporter ThrE family protein, producing MSDDTATEEHRRTAAHAYSALGCLLLDAGTSVTDVRDSLERATVASGDEGLAFSVLPQLIIVNDVRTGAVLAAGNTHGELSFRGAARANRLMRELELGHWPVGDLPARIQSIRETPRPHASMHWVVGNLPLAGGLALLFRCPWWAIVASMLVGAFVGLVITLLARWRGAVAIAPFVTAFVSTTLVGTLASAMDLGPVPLFAVCAPIAILVPGALITNALLELTATDIVTGSARLMYGLIVLAFMAAGISAGALLTGLSIDPDSTALVGQVGRGSSDLVGWESVPPLWFTWIGVVMLAAGIGIAFGSGRSLTLLTICVMALTYAGIVLFAPLVGNAVATGLTAGIVFVVARIVERYSAAVPSNVTFQPALLMLVPGTVGLVSLATLEGSAVTAALTVFISLCVGVKTAAVLTGVVIPPVRATARP from the coding sequence ATGAGTGACGACACCGCGACCGAGGAGCACCGCAGGACCGCTGCGCACGCCTACAGCGCGCTCGGCTGCCTGCTCCTCGACGCCGGCACCTCCGTCACCGACGTCCGCGACTCCCTGGAGCGCGCCACGGTCGCATCGGGCGACGAGGGCCTGGCCTTCTCGGTGCTGCCGCAGCTCATCATCGTGAACGACGTGCGCACCGGCGCGGTGCTCGCTGCCGGCAACACGCACGGCGAGCTGTCGTTCCGCGGCGCGGCGCGGGCGAACCGGCTCATGCGCGAACTCGAGCTCGGACACTGGCCGGTCGGGGATCTGCCGGCCCGTATCCAGTCGATCCGGGAGACGCCGCGCCCGCACGCGTCGATGCACTGGGTGGTCGGGAACCTGCCGCTCGCGGGTGGGCTCGCGCTGCTGTTCCGCTGCCCATGGTGGGCGATCGTCGCATCCATGCTCGTCGGTGCCTTCGTCGGCCTCGTCATCACCCTGCTGGCGCGGTGGCGGGGAGCGGTCGCGATCGCCCCATTCGTGACGGCGTTCGTCTCGACGACGCTCGTCGGGACGCTCGCATCAGCGATGGATCTCGGTCCCGTGCCGCTGTTCGCCGTCTGCGCGCCGATCGCGATCCTCGTGCCCGGCGCGCTCATCACCAACGCCCTGCTGGAATTGACGGCGACGGACATCGTGACGGGCTCGGCACGCCTGATGTACGGGCTCATCGTGCTCGCCTTCATGGCGGCCGGGATCTCTGCCGGGGCGCTGCTCACCGGCCTATCGATCGACCCCGACTCGACGGCGCTCGTCGGTCAGGTGGGCCGCGGGAGTTCGGATCTGGTCGGGTGGGAGTCGGTCCCGCCGCTGTGGTTCACGTGGATCGGCGTCGTGATGCTCGCGGCCGGGATCGGGATCGCGTTCGGCTCAGGCCGCTCCCTGACGCTGCTGACCATCTGCGTGATGGCGCTGACCTATGCGGGCATCGTCCTGTTCGCCCCGCTCGTGGGGAACGCGGTCGCGACGGGGCTCACCGCCGGAATCGTGTTCGTCGTCGCTCGCATCGTCGAGCGGTACTCGGCGGCGGTGCCGTCCAACGTCACGTTCCAGCCGGCCCTGCTCATGCTCGTGCCGGGCACCGTGGGACTCGTGTCGCTCGCGACGCTCGAAGGCTCAGCGGTCACGGCGGCGCTGACGGTCTTCATCAGCCTCTGCGTCGGCGTCAAGACGGCGGCGGTCCTGACCGGGGTCGTCATCCCGCCGGTGCGTGCGACCGCCCGTCCCTGA
- a CDS encoding NADPH-dependent FMN reductase: MAALNLPVISCSLDPASRSRTLASASSGLLREQGHDSSVIDLAEMELPPFDNDRVFESPAFRRLHASITAADGVVLAFPIYNWAPAASVKSLIEATGATGEDGRVAAWFDKVVTFVCAAGLPHSYMATATLGQSLMLDFKCVINPYTAYLSERDWERPEVLKADRAERLAKTMSVHTELSGLLAERSYRSVWEV, translated from the coding sequence ATGGCCGCCTTGAACCTGCCCGTGATCTCCTGCAGCCTCGATCCGGCGAGTCGGAGTCGGACCCTCGCTTCGGCGAGCAGCGGGTTGCTGCGCGAGCAAGGTCATGACTCGTCCGTCATCGATCTGGCCGAGATGGAACTGCCGCCGTTCGACAACGACCGGGTCTTCGAGAGCCCTGCGTTCCGTCGCCTGCATGCGTCGATCACTGCTGCGGACGGCGTCGTCCTCGCCTTCCCGATCTACAACTGGGCGCCGGCCGCGTCGGTGAAGTCGCTCATCGAGGCGACCGGCGCGACCGGTGAGGACGGCAGGGTCGCCGCCTGGTTCGACAAGGTCGTGACTTTCGTCTGCGCTGCCGGCCTGCCGCACAGCTACATGGCGACCGCCACGCTCGGGCAGTCGCTCATGCTGGACTTCAAGTGCGTCATCAACCCGTACACGGCCTACCTGTCGGAGCGGGACTGGGAGCGTCCCGAGGTGCTGAAGGCGGACCGCGCCGAGCGGCTCGCCAAGACGATGAGCGTGCATACGGAGTTGTCCGGGCTCCTCGCCGAGCGGAGCTACCGCTCGGTCTGGGAGGTGTGA
- a CDS encoding carbohydrate ABC transporter permease yields MSTTLARRGPTDSVGARKRRAVHARTGWLFALPTAVFVILLFLVPLGLVFQMAASDWPLLGGNQGVNFPENFPKAIDNRFFLDSVVFTLKYTVIATVLLIGLGLGLALLVQESSRWKGFLRTAFLIPSALGLASASLLFYVLYSPIAGPFADLTKAMGFTFLGTPDAALWSTVFLIVWRFAGFYMLLMLVGLQGIPEEVYEAARIDGASRWQTFRDITVPLLKPTLALTTVMCVTGSLLAFEQFYILTKGGPDNSTITVVQLIYNVAFQGPNNLGVAGALSVIVLAALIVINIVQIRAFSKKVED; encoded by the coding sequence ATGAGTACCACCCTCGCCAGACGAGGCCCGACGGACTCGGTCGGCGCCCGGAAGCGTCGAGCCGTGCACGCCCGCACCGGCTGGTTGTTCGCGCTCCCCACCGCCGTGTTCGTCATCTTGCTGTTCCTCGTCCCACTGGGCCTCGTGTTCCAGATGGCGGCCTCCGACTGGCCGCTCCTCGGTGGCAACCAGGGTGTGAACTTCCCCGAGAACTTCCCGAAGGCGATCGACAACCGCTTCTTCCTCGACTCGGTGGTCTTCACGCTGAAGTACACCGTCATCGCGACGGTCCTCCTCATCGGCCTCGGGCTCGGCCTCGCGCTCCTCGTCCAGGAGTCCAGCCGATGGAAGGGCTTCCTCCGCACCGCCTTCCTCATCCCGAGCGCCCTCGGCCTCGCCTCGGCGTCGCTCCTGTTCTACGTCCTGTACTCGCCGATCGCGGGTCCGTTCGCCGACCTCACGAAGGCCATGGGCTTCACCTTCCTCGGGACCCCGGACGCGGCGCTCTGGTCGACGGTCTTCCTCATCGTCTGGCGCTTCGCCGGCTTCTACATGCTGCTCATGCTCGTGGGCCTGCAGGGGATCCCGGAGGAGGTCTACGAGGCGGCGCGCATCGACGGCGCGTCACGCTGGCAGACCTTCCGCGACATCACGGTCCCGCTGCTGAAGCCGACGCTCGCGCTGACGACGGTGATGTGCGTCACCGGCTCACTCCTCGCGTTCGAGCAGTTCTACATCCTCACCAAGGGCGGGCCGGACAACAGCACCATCACCGTCGTCCAGCTCATCTACAACGTGGCGTTCCAGGGCCCGAACAACCTCGGCGTCGCCGGTGCGCTGTCGGTCATCGTGCTCGCCGCGCTCATCGTCATCAACATCGTGCAGATCCGCGCGTTCAGCAAGAAGGTCGAGGACTGA
- a CDS encoding GrpB family protein, whose protein sequence is MLSPQSLSEADRRLVASWAADCAERVLPLFEAEAPDDDRPRDAIARARAYASGELDTAGEIRRRFVANRASQVVSSPAAKAAAWSAGQAAGVAHMGAHALGAAAYAAKAAELHQAGAGTAEIAWQLEHLSDPARTALRLLPALGTDPSGPLGSGLLASGVLGDNIRAIQNGLRRRPDVTALELVGGPEPVRVELHDANPEWPERYREHRQRILDALETSTVAIEHIGSTSVPGLAAKPIVDIVVAVEDITAEEDYLDPLLAAGYVLRVREPRHRMVRTPERDVHVHLYEQGAPEIDEYLLLRDHLRSDADDRALYERTKRELLGRSWDDMNDYADAKTEVILAIKARARAALSR, encoded by the coding sequence ATGCTCTCCCCGCAGTCCCTCAGTGAAGCCGACCGCCGTCTCGTCGCCTCGTGGGCCGCCGATTGCGCCGAGCGGGTACTGCCGCTGTTCGAAGCGGAGGCCCCGGACGACGATCGCCCACGTGACGCGATCGCCCGCGCGCGGGCGTACGCGAGTGGCGAGCTCGACACCGCCGGTGAGATCCGCCGCCGCTTCGTCGCCAACCGGGCCTCGCAGGTGGTGTCCTCACCCGCAGCCAAAGCCGCCGCGTGGTCGGCCGGGCAAGCAGCAGGTGTCGCGCACATGGGCGCCCACGCGCTCGGCGCCGCCGCCTACGCGGCGAAGGCCGCCGAGCTGCATCAGGCCGGAGCCGGCACGGCCGAGATCGCCTGGCAGCTCGAGCACCTGAGCGACCCGGCCCGCACTGCACTGCGCCTCCTGCCGGCACTCGGCACCGATCCGTCAGGGCCGCTCGGTTCCGGACTGCTGGCCTCGGGGGTGCTCGGCGACAACATCCGTGCGATCCAGAACGGCTTGCGTCGCCGCCCGGACGTCACCGCGCTCGAACTCGTCGGCGGCCCTGAGCCGGTCCGGGTCGAGTTGCACGACGCCAACCCGGAGTGGCCCGAACGGTACCGGGAGCACCGGCAGCGCATCCTGGACGCGCTCGAGACCAGCACCGTCGCGATCGAGCACATCGGCTCGACCTCGGTGCCCGGACTCGCGGCGAAGCCGATCGTCGACATCGTGGTCGCCGTGGAGGACATCACGGCGGAGGAGGACTACCTCGACCCCCTGCTGGCCGCCGGCTACGTGCTGCGCGTCCGTGAACCCCGCCATCGGATGGTCCGGACCCCGGAGCGCGACGTCCACGTGCACCTCTACGAGCAGGGCGCACCGGAGATCGACGAGTACCTCCTCCTCCGCGACCATCTGCGTTCCGACGCCGACGACCGCGCGTTGTACGAGCGCACCAAGCGGGAGCTGCTCGGGAGGTCCTGGGACGACATGAACGACTACGCCGATGCGAAGACCGAGGTCATCCTCGCGATCAAGGCGCGGGCGCGTGCAGCCCTGAGCCGCTGA
- a CDS encoding DUF2945 domain-containing protein, whose amino-acid sequence MADVRVGDRVSWGTSQGRTQGKVVERKTADFQFDGQHFTASTDEPAFIVESEKTGAKAAHKGSALRVLKP is encoded by the coding sequence ATGGCAGACGTACGAGTGGGCGACCGCGTGTCGTGGGGCACCTCGCAGGGGCGGACGCAGGGGAAGGTCGTCGAGCGGAAGACCGCGGACTTCCAATTCGACGGCCAGCACTTCACGGCCTCGACGGACGAGCCCGCGTTCATCGTGGAGTCCGAGAAGACCGGCGCGAAGGCCGCACACAAGGGCTCCGCGCTTCGCGTCCTGAAGCCCTGA